Proteins encoded within one genomic window of Pseudodesulfovibrio senegalensis:
- a CDS encoding hydantoinase/oxoprolinase family protein produces MLLGIDVGGTHTDAVALDLTNDRVDVAASCKVPTDHDNLLASVNAALETILADVNRTRVRQLNLSTTLSTNAIVEGRTEDVGLLVSAGPGIDPHHFRPCRDFHVLDGSIDHRGNEVRALPVSQVQRAVDACRENNIRVFASVGKFSTRNPRHENLMRRTICRCDSDTECENADFVTMGHELGGTLNFPRRLATAYFNCAVWRVYNQFATAVSESLSAMGLGHVRVNMLKADGGTMPLEASRSMPVQSIFSGPAASVMGIVALCDVVHDSVILDIGGTTTDIAVFAGGAPLVERDGIAIGSHPTLVRALKVRSIGVGGDSAITMLGEDVRVGPRRLGPSACMGGTHPTLTDALNMTGDCELGDVNASRRALEQFAAEHTMPAALLAQRAIEAAATAIHKATGELVHDINSKPVYTIHELLEGKRVIPRKVYVVGGPAQALKDHMFQRFKLSTEVPSNFGVANAIGAALTRTTWELELFADTERHVLFIPSLSYRENIPTSYTLDNAREDAVNNLIIHLDKLGVYLEPDKAQVTEASTFNMVKGYDTVGRNIRVKSQVRPGVVRTMAS; encoded by the coding sequence ATGCTGCTTGGAATCGACGTCGGAGGCACGCACACGGATGCCGTGGCTCTGGATTTGACAAACGACCGCGTGGACGTGGCCGCTTCGTGCAAGGTGCCCACGGACCACGACAACCTGCTCGCCTCCGTGAACGCGGCCCTTGAGACCATCCTTGCGGACGTGAACCGAACCAGGGTGCGCCAGCTCAACCTTTCCACCACCCTTTCCACCAACGCCATCGTGGAAGGCCGCACCGAGGACGTGGGCCTGCTGGTCAGCGCCGGGCCGGGCATCGATCCGCACCACTTCCGGCCCTGCCGCGATTTCCACGTGCTGGACGGGTCCATCGACCACCGGGGCAACGAGGTGCGCGCCCTGCCCGTGTCGCAGGTGCAGCGGGCCGTGGACGCCTGCCGCGAAAACAACATCCGCGTGTTTGCGTCCGTGGGCAAATTCTCCACCCGCAACCCGCGCCACGAAAACCTCATGCGCCGCACCATCTGCCGCTGCGACTCGGACACGGAATGCGAAAACGCGGATTTCGTGACCATGGGCCACGAACTGGGCGGCACGCTCAATTTCCCCCGCCGTCTGGCCACGGCCTATTTCAACTGCGCGGTCTGGCGGGTCTACAACCAGTTCGCCACCGCGGTTTCCGAATCCCTGTCCGCCATGGGGCTGGGGCACGTGCGGGTGAACATGCTCAAGGCGGACGGCGGCACCATGCCGCTGGAGGCCTCGCGTTCCATGCCCGTGCAATCCATCTTTTCCGGCCCGGCGGCCAGCGTCATGGGCATTGTGGCCCTGTGCGACGTGGTGCACGATTCGGTCATTCTGGACATCGGCGGCACCACCACGGACATCGCGGTCTTTGCCGGAGGCGCCCCCCTTGTGGAGCGCGACGGCATCGCCATCGGCTCGCACCCCACGCTGGTGCGCGCGCTCAAGGTCCGCTCCATCGGCGTGGGCGGTGATTCCGCCATCACCATGCTGGGCGAGGACGTGCGCGTGGGACCCCGCAGGCTCGGCCCGTCCGCCTGCATGGGCGGCACCCACCCAACGCTCACGGACGCCCTGAACATGACCGGGGACTGCGAGCTGGGCGACGTGAACGCCTCGCGCCGGGCACTGGAACAATTCGCCGCCGAACACACCATGCCCGCCGCCCTGCTGGCACAGCGCGCCATAGAAGCCGCCGCCACAGCCATCCACAAGGCCACGGGCGAACTGGTCCACGACATCAACTCCAAACCCGTGTACACCATCCACGAACTGCTGGAAGGCAAACGCGTGATCCCGCGCAAGGTATACGTTGTGGGCGGCCCGGCACAGGCCCTCAAGGACCACATGTTCCAGCGCTTCAAGCTGTCCACGGAAGTGCCGTCCAACTTCGGGGTGGCCAACGCCATCGGCGCGGCCCTGACCCGCACCACGTGGGAACTGGAACTCTTTGCGGACACGGAACGGCACGTGCTGTTCATCCCGTCCCTGTCCTACCGCGAAAACATCCCCACTTCCTATACGCTGGACAACGCCCGCGAAGACGCGGTCAACAACCTGATCATCCATCTGGACAAGCTCGGCGTGTACCTTGAACCGGACAAGGCCCAGGTCACCGAGGCTTCGACCTTCAACATGGTCAAGGGCTACGACACCGTGGGCCGCAACATTCGCGTCAAAAGCCAGGTGCGCCCCGGCGTGGTCCGCACCATGGCCTCATAG
- a CDS encoding alpha/beta hydrolase fold domain-containing protein has protein sequence MARFDLQRIVALSVLAVCLWATGSAVAADKPYPFTDPYKATVFGTPPDIMYPVQPVPRVSMRSFEVESRPVPDVFWYADELEYSVALQRKPAPLMFLIAGTGADHDAGKMRFLRALFYEAGYHVACLSSPTHYNFIVSASRHAAAGYVPHDVEDLYRVMRWVAEDVRDDAEVTGYSVAGYSLGGMHSAFLARMDSEEKHFNFDKVLMLNPAVNLYGSALRFDSWLDPNNTGGKTVMEVMDEFYRQFAEFYKTREIESLDSEVLYQLSQYVDASEADFKILIGTSFRVTAASMIFTSDVCLSAGYVVPSDTFLTTTDPLLPYFTAASKLTFEQYFEEYLYPYLRYLGPPMTEGEAIYNCSLMSIEEYLRSAENIYVVGNLDDPILSGDEVKFLQDVFGDKAYFFEHGGHCGNMMYAPYVRRMLEFTGEVQQ, from the coding sequence GTGGCACGATTCGATTTGCAACGCATTGTCGCGCTGTCCGTTCTGGCGGTTTGCCTGTGGGCGACAGGCTCGGCCGTTGCCGCGGACAAGCCGTATCCGTTCACCGACCCGTACAAGGCCACTGTTTTCGGCACCCCGCCGGATATCATGTATCCGGTGCAGCCCGTGCCCCGGGTCTCCATGCGCAGCTTCGAGGTGGAATCCCGCCCTGTTCCCGATGTGTTCTGGTATGCGGACGAGTTGGAATATTCCGTTGCCCTGCAGAGAAAGCCCGCCCCGCTCATGTTCCTGATCGCCGGAACCGGCGCGGACCACGACGCGGGCAAGATGCGTTTTTTGCGCGCCCTGTTTTATGAAGCAGGCTATCATGTGGCCTGCCTGAGCTCGCCCACACACTACAATTTCATTGTTAGCGCCTCGCGGCACGCCGCCGCCGGATACGTGCCCCACGACGTGGAAGACCTGTACCGGGTCATGCGCTGGGTGGCTGAAGACGTTCGGGACGATGCCGAAGTGACCGGCTACAGCGTGGCCGGGTACAGCCTCGGCGGCATGCACTCCGCGTTTCTGGCCCGTATGGACAGTGAAGAAAAACACTTCAATTTCGACAAGGTCCTGATGCTCAACCCGGCCGTGAACCTCTACGGCTCTGCATTGCGTTTCGATTCCTGGCTGGACCCGAACAATACGGGCGGCAAGACCGTGATGGAAGTCATGGACGAGTTCTACCGCCAGTTTGCGGAGTTCTACAAGACGCGGGAAATCGAATCGCTGGACAGCGAAGTGCTCTACCAGCTTTCGCAGTATGTGGACGCCTCGGAAGCGGACTTCAAGATTCTCATCGGCACGTCGTTCCGGGTCACGGCCGCATCCATGATTTTCACCTCGGATGTCTGTCTCAGCGCCGGATACGTTGTTCCGTCCGACACCTTCCTGACCACGACCGACCCGTTGCTCCCGTATTTCACGGCCGCTTCCAAGCTGACGTTTGAGCAGTATTTCGAGGAATACCTGTATCCGTACCTGCGGTATCTGGGGCCGCCCATGACCGAAGGCGAGGCCATCTACAACTGCAGCCTCATGAGCATCGAGGAGTACCTGCGGTCGGCAGAGAACATCTACGTGGTGGGCAACCTCGACGATCCCATCCTGAGCGGCGACGAAGTGAAATTTTTGCAGGACGTGTTCGGGGACAAGGCCTATTTCTTTGAACACGGCGGCCACTGCGGCAACATGATGTATGCGCCATATGTACGGCGTATGCTTGAATTCACGGGCGAGGTGCAGCAATGA
- a CDS encoding MlaA family lipoprotein — protein sequence MINAVVRIAALGCLLMTLCACVTTKVAPELTLDDRSFRTQVSHAPSPEEITYATEDSYIGVDDPLHKFNRTMYAFNSRFDTYVFLPAVSVYEAVFIPPLRKGISNSIDNLNEVPNFVNSVLQAKPERAFKVLGRFLVNSTLGVLGLFDVATEMGIDRRKEDFGQTLGVWGVDDGPYLVLPVLGPSNVRDTAGLVGDYFITYYEMEAIYDVADVEDRDTARNVNTGVRALNARSTTPFRYYSTDTPFEYEFVRFLYTKKRELDVER from the coding sequence ATGATCAATGCCGTTGTTCGTATCGCCGCGCTCGGTTGCCTGCTGATGACGCTGTGCGCCTGCGTGACCACCAAAGTGGCCCCGGAACTGACGCTGGACGACAGGAGCTTCCGCACGCAGGTGAGCCATGCGCCGTCGCCCGAGGAGATCACCTACGCCACCGAGGATTCCTACATTGGCGTGGACGATCCCCTGCACAAGTTCAACCGCACCATGTACGCGTTCAACTCCCGGTTCGACACCTACGTGTTTCTGCCCGCGGTTTCCGTGTACGAGGCCGTGTTCATCCCGCCCCTGCGCAAGGGTATTTCCAACAGCATCGACAACCTCAACGAGGTGCCCAACTTCGTGAACTCCGTGCTGCAGGCCAAGCCCGAGCGTGCCTTCAAGGTGCTGGGGCGTTTTCTGGTCAACTCCACGCTGGGCGTGCTGGGCCTCTTTGACGTGGCCACGGAGATGGGCATTGACCGGCGCAAGGAAGATTTCGGCCAGACCCTCGGGGTCTGGGGCGTCGACGACGGCCCGTATCTGGTGCTGCCGGTTCTCGGGCCTTCCAACGTGCGCGACACCGCAGGGCTGGTGGGTGACTACTTCATCACCTACTACGAGATGGAAGCCATTTACGACGTTGCGGACGTGGAAGACAGGGACACGGCCCGCAACGTGAACACGGGCGTGCGCGCCCTGAACGCGCGGTCCACCACGCCGTTCCGCTATTATTCCACGGACACGCCGTTCGAGTACGAATTCGTGCGCTTCCTGTACACCAAGAAGCGTGAGCTGGACGTAGAACGCTAG
- a CDS encoding exodeoxyribonuclease III, translated as MIIYSWNVNGYRAVLKKDFRSWLDACGADVVMLQETKAEKSQVSQEDSEPDSFSHHYWNSSKKKKGYSGVACFANPEPLAVNTGLPDPQYRDEGRVLHLEYPDFHLFNIYFPNGQMSDERLEYKMGFYDSFLRHAEELRQTKPIVVGGDFNTAHTEIDLKNPKSNADRSGFLPVERAWIDTFIEHGYVDTFRLFEPGPHHYSWWSYRFNARKNNAGWRIDYFFVSDELKDKVTRAWIEPDVFGSDHCPIGVEIDI; from the coding sequence ATGATCATCTACTCGTGGAACGTCAACGGCTACCGGGCCGTGCTCAAAAAGGATTTCCGCTCGTGGCTGGATGCCTGCGGCGCCGACGTGGTCATGCTGCAGGAAACCAAGGCCGAAAAATCGCAGGTTTCCCAAGAGGACAGCGAGCCGGACTCCTTTTCCCACCACTACTGGAATTCGTCCAAGAAAAAGAAAGGCTATTCGGGCGTGGCTTGTTTTGCCAACCCCGAACCGCTGGCCGTGAACACGGGCCTGCCCGACCCGCAATACCGGGACGAAGGCCGGGTGCTGCATCTGGAATATCCGGATTTCCACCTCTTCAACATCTATTTTCCCAACGGCCAGATGTCGGACGAACGCCTCGAGTACAAGATGGGCTTTTACGACAGCTTCCTGCGCCACGCCGAAGAGCTGCGGCAGACCAAGCCCATCGTGGTGGGCGGCGACTTCAACACCGCGCACACGGAAATCGACCTCAAGAACCCCAAATCCAATGCGGACCGTTCCGGGTTCCTGCCCGTTGAACGCGCATGGATCGACACCTTCATCGAGCACGGATACGTGGATACCTTCCGCCTGTTCGAACCCGGCCCGCACCACTATTCGTGGTGGTCGTACCGCTTCAACGCCCGCAAGAACAACGCGGGATGGCGCATCGACTATTTCTTTGTTTCCGATGAATTGAAGGACAAGGTCACGCGCGCATGGATCGAGCCGGACGTGTTCGGTTCGGACCACTGCCCCATCGGCGTGGAGATCGACATATAG
- a CDS encoding NAD(P)/FAD-dependent oxidoreductase — protein sequence MLQKWTIPESAGNEKTGARVFFPVEPEAEPAYKRAMTQQDVIILGAGASGLYCGLHAARQGLSVTLVDHGPKPGRKVRIAGGGRCNFTNLHTSAEHFISANPHFCKSALARHTPWDVVAFFAEHGIGYEEKADGQLFSDSGGGRVAGVLAEQCHRAGARILCERSIDSVQGTGPFMVKTDRETLCAPRLVLALGGKSWPQAGASGLGYDLARQFGLQVTPLRPGLVSLVLGGEQGALCRRLAGVALPATVHCAGREFADDLLFTHKGVSGPAVMRAASLWTKGASVVVNLLPGVDLDRDIQDNRTRSLMLRNYLQSLLPKRMILELLPKDFLETPISQISNKLRQDISRRIHHWEFVPQATEGWRKAEVTVGGVDTAQISSKTMEAKAVPGLYVPGELLDVTGDLGGHNLHWAWASGHAAAMSMV from the coding sequence ATGCTCCAGAAGTGGACGATACCAGAATCCGCAGGGAATGAAAAGACGGGCGCGCGCGTATTTTTTCCTGTTGAGCCGGAAGCGGAACCGGCCTACAAACGGGCCATGACGCAACAGGACGTGATTATTCTGGGAGCCGGGGCCTCGGGCCTGTATTGCGGTCTGCATGCCGCGCGGCAGGGCCTTTCCGTAACGCTGGTGGACCACGGTCCCAAGCCCGGGCGCAAGGTGCGCATTGCCGGGGGCGGGCGCTGCAACTTCACCAATTTGCACACCTCGGCCGAGCATTTCATCTCCGCCAATCCGCATTTCTGCAAGTCCGCGCTGGCCCGGCATACGCCGTGGGACGTGGTGGCGTTTTTTGCTGAACACGGCATCGGCTATGAGGAAAAGGCGGACGGGCAACTGTTTTCGGATTCAGGCGGCGGCCGTGTGGCGGGCGTGCTGGCCGAGCAATGCCACAGGGCCGGGGCGCGCATTCTCTGCGAACGCAGCATCGATTCCGTGCAGGGAACCGGCCCCTTTATGGTGAAAACGGACCGGGAAACCCTGTGCGCACCGCGGCTGGTGCTGGCCCTTGGCGGCAAAAGCTGGCCGCAGGCCGGGGCTTCAGGTCTGGGTTATGACCTGGCCCGGCAGTTCGGGCTGCAGGTCACGCCCCTGCGGCCCGGGTTGGTTTCTTTGGTGCTGGGCGGCGAGCAGGGCGCATTGTGCAGGCGGCTGGCCGGCGTGGCCCTGCCCGCAACCGTTCATTGCGCCGGGCGGGAATTTGCGGATGATCTTCTGTTTACGCACAAGGGCGTTTCCGGTCCGGCGGTCATGCGCGCCGCATCCCTGTGGACCAAGGGGGCGTCTGTGGTGGTGAACCTGTTGCCCGGCGTTGATCTTGACCGGGACATTCAGGACAACCGGACCCGCAGCCTGATGCTCCGCAACTATCTTCAATCTCTGCTTCCAAAGCGCATGATACTGGAATTGTTGCCAAAAGATTTTTTGGAAACGCCAATCTCACAGATTTCCAACAAACTGCGACAAGATATTTCCCGCCGGATTCATCACTGGGAATTCGTGCCGCAGGCCACGGAAGGGTGGCGCAAGGCCGAGGTGACCGTGGGCGGTGTGGATACCGCGCAGATATCCTCCAAGACCATGGAGGCCAAGGCCGTGCCGGGACTGTATGTGCCGGGCGAGCTGCTGGACGTGACCGGTGATCTTGGCGGACACAACCTGCACTGGGCCTGGGCTTCGGGTCATGCCGCGGCAATGTCCATGGTCTGA